The proteins below come from a single Agrobacterium vitis genomic window:
- a CDS encoding electron transfer flavoprotein subunit alpha/FixB family protein: MAILLLADHDNATISEQTAKTLTAAAKIGGDIHVLVAGANAKPAADAAAKLSGVSKVLLADSAELGNQLAEPLAALIVSLAPAYDTIITAATSVGKNVAPRVAALLDVAQISEIVEVISADTFKRPIYAGNAIQTVQSSDAKKVITVRTASFAAAAADGSAAVEALAAVANPGLSSFVSDALSSSERPELTSAKIIISGGRALGSSEKFKEVILPLADKLGAAVGASRAAVDAGYAPNDWQVGQTGKVVAPQLYIACGISGAIQHLAGMKDSKVIVAINKDEEAPIFQVADYGLVADLFEALPEFEKAL; the protein is encoded by the coding sequence ATGGCCATTCTTCTTCTGGCAGATCACGACAACGCAACCATTTCCGAACAGACCGCCAAGACCCTGACGGCAGCGGCCAAGATTGGCGGCGATATCCATGTTCTCGTCGCAGGCGCAAACGCTAAACCCGCCGCAGACGCCGCCGCCAAATTGTCCGGCGTCTCGAAAGTGCTGCTGGCCGACAGCGCCGAGCTTGGCAACCAGCTGGCCGAACCGCTGGCAGCCTTGATCGTGTCGCTGGCACCCGCCTACGATACGATCATCACCGCCGCCACGTCCGTTGGCAAGAATGTCGCGCCGCGCGTCGCAGCCCTGCTCGATGTCGCTCAGATCTCGGAAATCGTCGAAGTGATCTCTGCCGACACCTTCAAGCGGCCGATCTATGCCGGCAATGCCATCCAGACAGTCCAGTCGAGCGATGCCAAGAAGGTCATCACCGTGCGCACCGCCTCTTTCGCCGCCGCTGCTGCCGATGGCTCGGCTGCGGTCGAGGCCTTGGCAGCGGTTGCCAATCCTGGCCTGTCCAGCTTTGTCTCAGATGCGCTGTCGTCGTCGGAGCGCCCGGAACTGACATCCGCCAAGATCATTATCTCGGGCGGACGTGCGCTCGGCTCCTCGGAGAAGTTCAAGGAAGTCATCCTGCCGCTGGCCGACAAGCTGGGTGCCGCCGTCGGCGCCTCACGCGCCGCCGTCGATGCAGGCTATGCGCCGAACGACTGGCAGGTTGGGCAGACCGGCAAGGTCGTTGCACCGCAGCTCTACATCGCCTGCGGCATTTCCGGTGCCATCCAGCATCTCGCCGGCATGAAGGACAGCAAGGTAATCGTCGCCATCAACAAGGACGAGGAAGCCCCAATCTTCCAGGTCGCCGATTATGGCCTGGTTGCAGACCTGTTTGAGGCCCTGCCGGAATTTGAAAAGGCGCTTTGA
- a CDS encoding electron transfer flavoprotein subunit beta/FixA family protein, which yields MKILVPVKRVVDYNVKIRVKPDGSGVELANVKMSMNPFDEISVEEALRLKEAGKAEEVVVVSIGPAKAEETLRTALAMGADRAILVETEDAVEPLAVAKILKGIVEAEAPGLVIVGKQAIDDDSNQTGQMLAALLGWAQATFASKLEIGEGSANVTREVDGGLQTIAVKLPAVVTTDLRLNEPRYASLPNIMKAKKKPLDKKTPADFNVDTTPRLKVLKTEEPGGRKAGIKVKSVAELVDKLKNEAGVL from the coding sequence ATGAAGATTCTCGTGCCCGTCAAGCGCGTCGTCGATTATAACGTCAAGATCCGCGTCAAGCCGGATGGCTCCGGCGTCGAGCTTGCCAATGTGAAGATGTCGATGAACCCGTTCGACGAAATTTCCGTTGAGGAAGCGCTGCGCCTGAAAGAAGCGGGCAAGGCAGAGGAAGTGGTCGTGGTCTCTATCGGCCCAGCCAAGGCGGAAGAAACCCTGCGCACGGCGCTGGCCATGGGTGCAGACCGGGCCATCCTGGTGGAAACCGAGGATGCCGTCGAGCCGCTGGCCGTCGCCAAGATCCTGAAGGGCATCGTCGAGGCCGAGGCCCCGGGCCTGGTCATCGTCGGCAAGCAGGCGATTGACGATGACAGCAACCAGACAGGTCAGATGCTCGCGGCCCTCTTGGGCTGGGCGCAGGCCACCTTTGCTTCCAAGCTGGAGATCGGTGAGGGTTCGGCCAATGTCACCCGCGAAGTCGATGGCGGCTTGCAGACCATTGCTGTCAAACTGCCCGCCGTGGTCACCACCGACCTGCGCCTGAACGAGCCGCGCTATGCCTCGCTGCCGAATATCATGAAGGCCAAGAAGAAGCCGCTCGACAAGAAGACGCCCGCCGATTTCAACGTCGATACCACACCACGTCTCAAGGTGCTGAAGACCGAGGAGCCGGGTGGCCGCAAGGCAGGCATCAAGGTCAAGTCGGTGGCCGAACTGGTCGACAAGCTTAAAAACGAAGCCGGCGTGCTTTGA
- a CDS encoding cob(I)yrinic acid a,c-diamide adenosyltransferase yields the protein MVKLNKIYTRTGDDGTTALVCGPRRFKHDLRVDAYGTIDEANSAIGVARLYTAGDEVLDAMLFRIQNDLFDLGADLATPDTGEKLEWEPLRVVQSQVDRIEQEIDALNAHLEPLKSFVLPAGSPASANLHLARTIARRGERIIVDLMQIPGEAVSAPALKYVNRLSDFLFVAARYANEIGKADVLWVPGKNR from the coding sequence ATGGTAAAACTCAATAAAATCTATACCCGCACCGGCGATGACGGCACCACGGCGCTGGTCTGCGGCCCGCGCCGCTTCAAGCACGATCTGCGTGTCGATGCCTATGGCACGATCGATGAGGCCAACAGCGCCATCGGTGTTGCCCGACTGTACACGGCAGGCGATGAGGTGCTGGACGCCATGCTGTTTCGCATCCAGAACGACCTTTTCGATCTTGGTGCTGATCTGGCCACGCCCGATACCGGCGAAAAACTGGAATGGGAACCCTTGCGCGTCGTCCAGAGCCAGGTGGACAGGATAGAGCAGGAAATCGATGCGCTGAACGCCCATCTCGAACCGCTAAAATCCTTTGTCTTGCCCGCAGGCTCACCAGCCTCCGCCAATCTGCATCTGGCCCGCACCATAGCAAGACGCGGCGAACGGATCATCGTCGATCTGATGCAGATCCCCGGCGAAGCCGTCTCGGCACCAGCGCTGAAATATGTGAACCGGCTCTCCGATTTCCTGTTCGTCGCCGCCCGCTATGCCAATGAGATTGGCAAAGCCGATGTTTTGTGGGTGCCTGGAAAAAACCGGTAG
- a CDS encoding twin transmembrane helix small protein, producing the protein MSSFTTILAIIVMGLVALVLVRGLFNMMKGGDANRSNKLMQMRVLLQAIAVVLIMLTLWITGGGR; encoded by the coding sequence ATGTCCTCATTCACCACCATTCTGGCTATTATCGTCATGGGGCTTGTCGCGCTGGTGCTGGTGCGCGGGCTGTTCAACATGATGAAGGGCGGCGATGCCAACCGTTCCAACAAGCTGATGCAGATGCGTGTGCTGCTTCAGGCCATTGCCGTGGTGTTGATCATGTTGACATTGTGGATCACCGGCGGCGGCCGTTAG
- a CDS encoding SDR family oxidoreductase, translating into MVAQKSIIVTGCSSGIGAYCARALKQDGWRVFATVRKAEDLKSLEDDGLEALLMDYRDTASIATLAETVLSRTGGRLDALFNNGAYGQAGAVEDLPTEALREQFETNVFGWHDLTRRVVPVMRAQGSGRIVQCSSILGLIPYRWRGAYTASKFALEGLSLTLRMELDGSGVMVSLIEPGPIESRFTANCLEAIKRNIDVENSVHAADYQRQLARLDGTGPKNRHKLGPDAVYKVLQHALTAKRPRPHYLVTKPAKQGVALKRLMPSDLFYRLMRALD; encoded by the coding sequence ATGGTCGCACAGAAAAGCATTATCGTCACCGGCTGCTCCTCCGGCATTGGAGCCTACTGCGCCCGCGCCCTGAAGCAGGATGGCTGGCGGGTGTTTGCCACCGTGCGCAAGGCAGAAGATCTTAAATCCCTTGAGGATGACGGGCTTGAAGCGCTGCTGATGGATTACCGCGACACGGCAAGCATCGCCACTCTCGCGGAAACCGTGTTGTCGCGCACCGGCGGGCGGCTGGACGCCCTGTTCAACAATGGCGCCTACGGCCAGGCAGGTGCTGTCGAAGACCTGCCAACGGAGGCACTTCGTGAACAGTTCGAGACCAATGTCTTCGGCTGGCACGACCTGACACGGCGGGTCGTGCCGGTGATGCGCGCGCAAGGGTCGGGCCGGATCGTGCAATGCTCGTCTATTCTCGGCCTTATTCCCTATCGCTGGCGCGGTGCTTATACGGCGTCCAAATTTGCGCTGGAGGGCCTGTCGCTGACCCTGCGCATGGAACTGGATGGCAGCGGCGTCATGGTCAGCCTGATCGAGCCGGGTCCGATAGAAAGCCGCTTCACCGCCAATTGCCTTGAGGCCATCAAACGCAATATCGACGTGGAAAATTCGGTCCATGCCGCAGATTATCAGCGGCAATTGGCGCGCCTTGACGGCACCGGGCCTAAAAACCGCCACAAGCTTGGACCGGATGCCGTGTATAAAGTGCTGCAACACGCCTTGACCGCGAAGCGTCCACGGCCACATTATCTGGTCACGAAACCGGCGAAACAGGGCGTCGCACTCAAACGGCTGATGCCGTCCGATCTCTTCTATCGGCTGATGCGGGCGCTGGATTGA
- a CDS encoding YihY/virulence factor BrkB family protein gives MRSYLGRLYKVAFDAVWHFTEDDGWAMASHVALSILLAVFPFLIFGTALAGLLGANTFAPTAIHFIFDTWPEEIAKPISEQVVQVLTIPRGGLLTISVLAAAYFASNGVEALRTALNRAYRVTETRPWYITRLISLGFVIMGVAAFAVISVLLIAVPIALRFAERQFPLLKDFLALVSNWSVLGTLILLTIGLTISHLWLPADRRRLIDVLPGICLTLLLWLLGALAFAAYLATFANYAATYAGLASVMVVIIFLYMLGVLFLIGAEFNAALMKFSRPRTRSRRMSDRNPHQPTDVEG, from the coding sequence ATGCGGTCCTATCTGGGCAGGCTTTACAAGGTGGCCTTCGATGCGGTCTGGCATTTCACCGAGGACGATGGTTGGGCGATGGCGAGCCACGTGGCGCTGTCGATCCTGCTGGCCGTGTTTCCCTTCCTGATTTTCGGCACGGCGCTTGCCGGTCTTCTCGGTGCCAATACATTTGCACCAACCGCCATCCATTTCATCTTTGATACCTGGCCAGAGGAAATCGCCAAGCCGATTTCCGAGCAGGTGGTGCAGGTGCTGACCATTCCGCGCGGCGGGCTACTGACCATTTCGGTGCTGGCGGCTGCCTATTTCGCTTCCAACGGGGTGGAAGCGCTGCGCACCGCGCTGAACCGTGCCTACCGGGTCACGGAAACCCGGCCCTGGTATATTACCCGACTCATTAGCCTCGGTTTCGTTATCATGGGGGTTGCCGCTTTTGCTGTGATCAGCGTGCTGCTGATCGCCGTGCCGATCGCGCTGCGCTTTGCCGAGCGGCAATTTCCGCTTTTGAAGGATTTCCTGGCGCTGGTCTCGAACTGGAGCGTGCTTGGCACCCTGATCCTGTTGACCATCGGCCTGACGATTTCGCATCTGTGGCTACCGGCGGACCGGCGCCGGCTGATCGACGTTCTGCCTGGAATCTGCCTGACACTGCTGCTCTGGCTGCTGGGGGCGCTGGCCTTTGCCGCCTATCTCGCCACCTTTGCCAATTACGCCGCCACCTATGCCGGTCTGGCCTCGGTTATGGTGGTGATCATATTTCTCTACATGCTGGGCGTGTTGTTCCTGATCGGGGCGGAATTCAACGCGGCGCTGATGAAGTTTTCCAGGCCGCGCACGCGATCACGGCGAATGTCGGACCGCAATCCCCACCAGCCGACGGATGTCGAGGGGTGA
- the gluQRS gene encoding tRNA glutamyl-Q(34) synthetase GluQRS encodes MPDHHHPLPVSQKPVLRFAPSPNGYLHLGHALSALINADMAEATGGRLLLRIEDIDIDRCTPEFEAAIYEDLAWLGVAWEHQVRRQSEHIDAYRSALAKLQAMNLVYPAFLSRAEIKRQAQTAEAQGKVWPHDPDGAWHYPANERQMDRHLTQQRIDRGERHSLRLDTGKALSMVGGNLHWEERQDDTVRQIDADPTIWGDVILWRWDAPSSYHLSVVVDDALQGVTHVVRGEDLYQATAVHRLLQSLLGLPAPTYTHHRLMMGEDGRKLSKSLQSAGLRHLRADGLSPLDIRRLVGIAVRHSP; translated from the coding sequence ATGCCCGATCACCACCATCCTTTACCCGTTTCGCAAAAACCAGTCTTGCGTTTTGCGCCCAGTCCGAATGGCTATCTGCATCTCGGCCATGCCCTTTCGGCGTTGATCAATGCCGATATGGCTGAGGCGACCGGTGGCCGGCTGCTGTTGCGGATCGAGGATATCGATATCGACCGCTGCACACCCGAATTCGAGGCGGCGATCTACGAGGATCTGGCCTGGCTTGGCGTGGCATGGGAACATCAGGTGCGCCGCCAGTCAGAGCATATCGACGCCTATCGTTCTGCCTTGGCAAAGCTTCAGGCCATGAATCTGGTCTATCCGGCCTTTCTCAGCCGGGCCGAGATCAAGCGGCAGGCGCAGACCGCAGAGGCCCAAGGCAAGGTCTGGCCGCACGACCCGGATGGTGCCTGGCATTATCCGGCAAACGAACGGCAGATGGACCGGCATCTGACGCAGCAACGGATTGACAGAGGCGAGCGCCACAGCCTGCGGCTGGATACCGGCAAAGCCCTCTCCATGGTTGGCGGCAACCTGCATTGGGAAGAAAGACAAGACGACACGGTGCGGCAGATCGACGCCGACCCGACGATCTGGGGCGATGTCATTCTCTGGCGCTGGGATGCGCCGTCCAGCTATCATCTGTCGGTGGTGGTGGATGACGCGCTCCAGGGCGTGACCCATGTGGTGCGCGGCGAGGATCTCTACCAGGCCACCGCCGTCCACCGCCTGTTGCAGAGCTTGCTTGGCCTGCCCGCTCCGACCTATACGCACCATCGACTGATGATGGGCGAGGATGGACGCAAACTATCGAAAAGCCTGCAATCGGCAGGGCTCCGGCATTTGCGCGCAGATGGGCTATCACCCCTCGACATCCGTCGGCTGGTGGGGATTGCGGTCCGACATTCGCCGTGA
- a CDS encoding DNA-3-methyladenine glycosylase 2 family protein, translated as MMRIRNQADLAIGLEALLDIDPRLHAIARQAGPLPLRLTEPGFEGLAFIIVSQMVSRASADAIWRRLCEAMGTAEPAAYLALGDTALSLGLSRAKHACLSGLASAVQAGDIDLFAILDQPVETGIAELTRLRGIGLWTSEVYLMFCGGHADVFPAGDVALRAAVGDGLCLAARPDIRETTRIALTWRPYRAIAARLFWAFYAARLRREAAPVPV; from the coding sequence ATGATGCGAATTCGCAACCAAGCGGATCTTGCTATCGGCCTTGAGGCATTGCTGGATATCGATCCCCGGCTTCATGCCATTGCCCGCCAAGCCGGACCCTTGCCGCTCCGATTGACGGAACCGGGTTTCGAAGGGCTGGCCTTCATCATCGTCTCGCAGATGGTTTCGCGCGCCAGTGCTGATGCGATTTGGCGGCGGCTTTGCGAGGCGATGGGTACAGCCGAACCCGCCGCCTATCTGGCGCTGGGCGATACAGCGCTTTCGCTGGGTCTGTCGCGTGCCAAGCATGCCTGCCTGAGCGGTCTGGCCTCTGCTGTCCAGGCTGGTGACATCGATCTCTTCGCCATCCTCGATCAGCCGGTGGAGACCGGTATTGCCGAGCTGACCCGGCTGCGTGGCATTGGGCTGTGGACATCGGAAGTTTATCTGATGTTTTGTGGCGGTCACGCAGATGTGTTTCCGGCAGGTGATGTGGCGCTGCGGGCGGCTGTGGGGGATGGTCTTTGCCTTGCCGCGCGCCCGGACATCCGCGAAACCACCCGAATTGCACTGACCTGGCGGCCATACCGCGCCATTGCGGCACGGTTGTTCTGGGCCTTTTATGCGGCGCGTTTACGACGCGAAGCAGCGCCGGTGCCGGTCTGA
- a CDS encoding HNH endonuclease yields the protein MTIAVSPQSLPALVLNADYRPLSYYPLSLWSWQDAIKAVFLDRVNIIAEYDHSVCSPSFSMRLPSVVSLKTYVQPTRNPAFTRFNVFLRDKFQCQYCGSPDDLTFDHVIPRAHGGETTWQNVVAACSPCNLRKGSKLPKQANMFPAQKPYQPSVQDLHNNGRSFPPNYLHESWVDYLYWDSELQP from the coding sequence TTGACGATTGCAGTTTCGCCCCAGTCCTTGCCAGCGCTTGTGCTCAACGCTGATTATAGGCCACTGAGTTATTATCCCTTGTCGTTGTGGTCCTGGCAGGACGCGATCAAGGCGGTTTTCCTTGACCGTGTGAATATCATCGCCGAATACGATCATTCGGTCTGTTCACCCAGCTTTTCCATGCGGCTTCCCAGCGTGGTCAGCCTGAAAACCTATGTGCAGCCAACACGCAATCCCGCCTTCACACGCTTCAACGTGTTTCTGCGCGACAAGTTTCAGTGCCAATATTGCGGCTCGCCTGACGACCTGACCTTCGATCACGTCATTCCCCGCGCCCATGGTGGGGAAACCACCTGGCAGAATGTCGTGGCGGCGTGTTCGCCCTGCAATCTGCGCAAGGGATCGAAATTGCCGAAACAGGCCAATATGTTCCCGGCCCAGAAGCCCTATCAGCCAAGCGTGCAGGACCTGCACAACAATGGCCGGTCGTTTCCACCCAACTATCTGCATGAAAGCTGGGTGGATTATCTCTATTGGGATTCGGAGCTTCAGCCTTAA
- a CDS encoding disulfide bond formation protein B: MTTLSSNRPGLAPALLLTLGMAGVVGSALAFEYLGGYIPCELCLLQRKPYYIGAAIGVVTVIAATINLPAKVTKSLILLLGLIMIVSAGLGVYHAGVEWHFWEGPSACSATSGAGFNGSGDILSQLNSFKGPSCTEAALRIFGVSLAGWNVLTSLFLAAIAFWGARRMKA, translated from the coding sequence ATGACCACGCTTTCTTCCAACCGGCCCGGTCTTGCCCCTGCCCTCCTGTTGACCCTTGGCATGGCCGGGGTTGTCGGCTCGGCTTTGGCCTTTGAATATCTCGGCGGCTATATTCCCTGCGAGCTTTGCCTGTTGCAGCGCAAGCCTTATTACATCGGCGCAGCAATCGGAGTGGTGACGGTCATCGCCGCCACCATCAACCTACCCGCCAAAGTCACGAAAAGCCTGATCCTGCTTCTCGGCCTGATCATGATCGTCAGCGCTGGCCTCGGCGTTTACCACGCAGGCGTCGAATGGCATTTCTGGGAGGGCCCGAGCGCCTGCTCAGCCACCAGCGGCGCAGGCTTCAACGGCAGCGGCGACATCCTCTCGCAGCTCAACAGTTTCAAAGGGCCGTCCTGCACGGAAGCAGCCTTGCGGATTTTCGGTGTGTCGCTGGCCGGCTGGAATGTCCTGACCAGCCTCTTTCTCGCCGCCATCGCCTTCTGGGGCGCACGGCGGATGAAGGCGTAA
- a CDS encoding YqaA family protein yields MLRRLYDWTMSLAARKSAEAWLGAISFVESSIFLVPADVLFLPMALAKPEKVWRYATIATITSVLGGIAGWFLGYYAYESIARPILEFYGKADAFDQLRLSVDYETVVLLLITSGLAHLPPIKVVTILSGVAHVDIWLFIMTAIIARGGRFFLLAWLLRRYGEPIRHFIEKRLGLIAAVGAIVLIALFVAYRLLVH; encoded by the coding sequence ATGCTGCGACGCCTTTACGACTGGACCATGTCGCTTGCCGCCCGCAAATCGGCGGAAGCCTGGCTTGGGGCAATCTCCTTTGTGGAAAGCTCGATCTTTCTTGTCCCTGCCGATGTGCTGTTCCTGCCCATGGCGCTGGCCAAGCCGGAAAAGGTCTGGCGCTATGCGACCATTGCCACCATCACCTCGGTTTTGGGCGGCATAGCCGGTTGGTTTCTCGGCTATTACGCCTATGAAAGCATTGCCCGGCCCATCCTTGAGTTTTACGGCAAGGCCGATGCCTTCGACCAGTTGCGCCTGTCGGTGGACTATGAAACGGTGGTGCTGCTGCTGATTACCTCCGGCTTGGCCCATCTGCCGCCGATCAAGGTGGTGACGATCCTGTCGGGCGTCGCGCATGTGGATATCTGGTTGTTCATCATGACCGCCATCATCGCGCGTGGAGGCCGGTTTTTCCTTCTGGCCTGGCTGCTGCGTCGCTACGGTGAACCGATCCGCCATTTCATTGAAAAACGCCTCGGCCTGATCGCCGCTGTCGGCGCTATCGTGCTGATCGCCCTGTTCGTCGCCTATCGCCTCCTTGTCCATTGA
- a CDS encoding MarR family winged helix-turn-helix transcriptional regulator has protein sequence MTDTSDFYRRVETECPAFQARVAARALTRYYNACFRPLGITAEQFSLLVGIGGSHEPTLAELAARAGVDATTLSRSVKSLERNNLVHSQGGRGRAGKRLALTDKGLQLMAQSMATWEDARVRLAEALGEETSHVARSVMSQLAVAAQTATSAAGFGVAE, from the coding sequence ATGACAGACACTTCAGATTTCTATCGCCGCGTCGAAACCGAGTGCCCGGCCTTCCAGGCCAGGGTCGCCGCGAGGGCCTTGACACGCTATTACAATGCCTGCTTTCGACCCTTAGGGATCACCGCAGAGCAGTTCAGTCTTCTGGTGGGGATTGGCGGTAGCCACGAGCCAACGCTCGCTGAACTGGCGGCACGCGCCGGGGTCGACGCCACCACTCTCAGCCGGAGCGTAAAGAGCCTGGAACGGAACAATCTCGTGCATAGTCAAGGAGGACGGGGCCGGGCCGGCAAACGCCTGGCACTTACCGATAAAGGCCTCCAGTTGATGGCTCAATCTATGGCCACCTGGGAGGATGCCCGCGTCCGTCTGGCTGAGGCTCTCGGTGAGGAAACATCACATGTTGCGAGAAGCGTGATGTCTCAGCTTGCTGTCGCCGCGCAGACCGCGACCTCTGCGGCCGGTTTCGGAGTGGCGGAATAA
- a CDS encoding DUF1330 domain-containing protein has translation MTAYVHVNLRIKDPAKQAALAPRFQAALKAAGGRILHFGPVAEILEGDVTPLPMAGIFEFATLADAQAFYKSSEYVPIKVERDEAQEARMFIVDAN, from the coding sequence ATGACTGCCTATGTTCATGTCAATCTGCGTATCAAAGATCCAGCCAAGCAAGCCGCATTAGCGCCGCGCTTTCAAGCCGCGTTAAAGGCAGCCGGGGGCCGTATCCTGCACTTTGGGCCGGTAGCCGAGATTCTGGAAGGGGACGTGACCCCATTGCCTATGGCTGGCATCTTCGAATTCGCCACCCTTGCCGATGCGCAGGCGTTTTATAAGTCGTCAGAATATGTGCCAATCAAGGTCGAGCGTGATGAGGCCCAGGAAGCACGTATGTTTATTGTCGACGCGAATTAG
- a CDS encoding LysR family transcriptional regulator, protein MERGELNDLLAFAAVARERSFTRAAASLGISPSALSHAMRGLEERLGVRLLARTTRSVAPTEAGDRLLQSIRPAFASIEDGLSALAEWRDSPSGSVRITTFSYPAKTVLMAKLPAFLLSHPEIQVEVNIDDRLTDIVAEGYDAGIRFGENVAKDMIAVRVGPDLRTIVVATPCYFEHHPKPQTPGDLEVHNCIGYRLASAGGLLPWEFERDGREIKIRTSGSFVGNDGDLAAAAVRAGAGLGYLLEHDVAEDIASGRLIQVLDEWCPQFQGCYLYHPSRRQTPPALRALISALKTES, encoded by the coding sequence ATGGAACGAGGCGAATTGAACGATCTCTTGGCTTTTGCCGCCGTCGCACGCGAGCGGAGCTTCACAAGGGCCGCAGCATCCCTGGGAATATCGCCCTCGGCGCTGAGCCATGCCATGCGCGGGTTGGAGGAAAGACTTGGTGTCAGGCTGCTGGCAAGGACGACACGCAGCGTCGCTCCGACGGAAGCCGGCGACAGGCTGCTGCAATCCATCCGACCAGCATTCGCCTCGATCGAGGATGGGCTTTCGGCGCTGGCCGAATGGCGTGACAGCCCTTCAGGCTCAGTGCGGATCACGACCTTCTCTTACCCTGCAAAAACCGTTCTCATGGCGAAGCTTCCAGCGTTCCTCCTGTCACATCCCGAAATCCAGGTCGAAGTGAATATCGATGACCGGCTGACAGATATCGTCGCCGAAGGCTACGACGCCGGAATAAGGTTCGGCGAGAACGTCGCGAAGGATATGATCGCCGTGCGGGTCGGTCCAGACCTTCGAACCATCGTAGTCGCGACACCCTGTTATTTCGAGCACCATCCGAAGCCGCAAACGCCTGGTGATCTTGAAGTACACAACTGCATTGGATATCGGCTCGCAAGCGCTGGCGGACTTCTTCCTTGGGAGTTTGAACGCGATGGACGTGAGATCAAGATCAGAACCTCCGGTTCCTTTGTCGGCAATGACGGCGATCTCGCCGCCGCCGCCGTCAGAGCCGGGGCTGGTCTCGGCTACCTGTTGGAGCATGATGTTGCCGAGGACATTGCCTCCGGCCGATTGATACAGGTTCTCGACGAGTGGTGTCCGCAATTTCAGGGCTGCTACCTCTATCACCCGAGCCGCCGTCAGACGCCACCGGCACTGCGCGCCCTCATCAGTGCGCTGAAAACGGAGAGCTGA
- a CDS encoding aldo/keto reductase: MDLSSYRTLGRSGLIVSPLALGTMTFGAERWGAGMKGSRQLFDTYVAAGGNFFDTADVYSGGRSEEMLGSFVAETGLRDRLVIATKSGFARSQGTPLHGGNGAKNIRLGIEGSLKRLKTDYIDMYWMHVWDRTTPAEEVLQTLTDAVRSGKILHYGFSNTPSWYVAKIATLAAVHGLPMPIGLQYAYSLVDRGVELDILPAAAEFGMGLVPWSPLAAGLLTGKYGRDMLAQAGVRGGLPDKASVDDESESNGRLNGDNPFGGMLFTEHNFDVVDVVRQVATELEQPMAAVALAWTIQRPGVDTILVGASRAEQLAQNVASLQVALTADQLNRLDQISAPPSFNPYFIFTLPTQVMFGGQTVQPWG, encoded by the coding sequence ATGGACCTGTCAAGCTACCGCACACTGGGCCGATCCGGCCTCATCGTCAGCCCGTTGGCGCTTGGAACAATGACGTTTGGTGCCGAGCGCTGGGGCGCAGGGATGAAAGGATCGCGCCAACTCTTCGACACCTATGTCGCGGCGGGTGGCAATTTCTTTGATACCGCTGACGTCTATTCAGGCGGCCGAAGCGAGGAGATGCTGGGATCTTTTGTTGCCGAAACCGGCCTTCGCGACAGACTCGTTATCGCCACCAAGTCAGGCTTTGCGCGCAGCCAGGGAACACCTCTGCATGGTGGCAATGGAGCCAAGAACATCCGGCTCGGGATCGAAGGCTCGCTGAAGCGGCTGAAGACGGACTACATCGACATGTACTGGATGCACGTTTGGGATCGGACCACGCCTGCCGAAGAGGTGCTCCAAACCCTGACCGATGCAGTCCGCAGTGGGAAAATCCTCCACTATGGATTCTCCAATACGCCATCATGGTATGTTGCAAAGATCGCGACGCTGGCGGCCGTCCACGGACTTCCGATGCCAATCGGGCTGCAATATGCCTATTCCCTCGTTGATCGGGGCGTCGAACTCGACATCCTTCCGGCAGCCGCAGAGTTTGGGATGGGGCTTGTTCCATGGAGCCCTTTGGCAGCTGGATTGCTCACGGGCAAATACGGTCGCGACATGCTCGCACAAGCCGGAGTAAGGGGTGGCCTTCCGGACAAGGCCTCAGTTGATGACGAAAGCGAGAGCAACGGCCGGCTGAACGGCGACAACCCTTTCGGGGGCATGTTGTTCACCGAGCATAATTTTGACGTCGTCGATGTGGTGCGGCAGGTTGCCACGGAACTTGAACAGCCGATGGCGGCAGTGGCGCTGGCATGGACGATACAGCGTCCCGGCGTCGATACCATTCTCGTCGGTGCCAGTCGAGCCGAGCAGCTCGCGCAGAATGTGGCATCGCTGCAGGTGGCGCTGACAGCCGATCAACTCAATCGACTGGATCAAATCAGCGCACCGCCATCGTTCAACCCCTACTTTATCTTCACATTGCCAACGCAGGTGATGTTTGGAGGGCAGACGGTCCAGCCTTGGGGGTAA